The sequence GACAACGATTATCAAATTGTTATGACCCAAGCTGCGATTGGGTTTGGCCCGCTAATTGATGGACAATTCAAACAAGCCCTACTCGATGCCCTTGGTCTGAGTATTGACGACCTGCACTACGCATGTCCGATTCAAATCGTCTCAACCGGCCATGCCAAAGTACTAATCGGGATTAACAAGCGCACGACCCTTGATGTGCTGCGTCCGAATTTTGCAGCGCTTACCCTGTTGAGCAAACAAATTGGCTGCAATGGCTATTTTGTCTTTACTTTAGACTCTGATGATCCAGCGATTCTTTCCTATGGGCGGATGTTCTCGCCAGCAATTGGGGTCAATGAAGATCCAGTTACGGGGAATGCCAATGGGCCGCTCGGTGCTTACTTGGTCCAGCATCGCTTGGTTGCGCATAATGGATCATATTTGCGATTTACTGCATGTCAAGGCGTTGCGCTAGGACGAACTGGGTATATTGATGTTCAGGTGTTAATTGAACAGGATACGCCTGTTTTGGTGAAAGTTGGTGGTCATGCAGTGATTGTTTTCCAGACAACCATTCAGTTGTAAAAAGGGTATAATGGTTCATTCCGCGAACGTCAACGCGAAGGCATCGCCATGGCTAAGCAGCGTGGCGTGTATACCGGGCGGAAGAAGGCACTGAATGCGGCCACGATTGCCCACGTCGTTGCACGAGCCGCCGCAGGTGAATCCAAAACGGCCTTAGCCCGCGAGCTGGACATTAGCCGTGAAACGCTCTATCAGTATCTGCGTCAGCATGCGACGACTGACCGAATTCGTTAAGGAACGGAGGATGGAATGAGCCTTGTTGCGATTCTTGAATAAGTCCAAACCTTGGGCATCCAAGAACGGAAAGATCTGGTGAAATTCTTGGTCGATTCCTTGGATGTACCCCTCCTGCGGTTGGCGGATATGGCAGGATTTGCT is a genomic window of Chloroflexota bacterium containing:
- a CDS encoding Hin recombinase, translating into MAKQRGVYTGRKKALNAATIAHVVARAAAGESKTALARELDISRETLYQYLRQHATTDRIR
- a CDS encoding PhzF family isomerase: MKQVNVYQVDAFTQHKFRGNPAGVVTHADELSDQEMQQLARELNNSETVFLLAPTDSSHAVWLRFFTPTVEVPLCGHATIAAHYVRAHELQLGSCQIQHKTGVGILPIEIIQTDNDYQIVMTQAAIGFGPLIDGQFKQALLDALGLSIDDLHYACPIQIVSTGHAKVLIGINKRTTLDVLRPNFAALTLLSKQIGCNGYFVFTLDSDDPAILSYGRMFSPAIGVNEDPVTGNANGPLGAYLVQHRLVAHNGSYLRFTACQGVALGRTGYIDVQVLIEQDTPVLVKVGGHAVIVFQTTIQL